The following are encoded together in the Ovis aries strain OAR_USU_Benz2616 breed Rambouillet chromosome X, ARS-UI_Ramb_v3.0, whole genome shotgun sequence genome:
- the SLC25A53 gene encoding solute carrier family 25 member 53 isoform X3 — MWSRKIVHFSHLHPGIFSMGEQNHSAGKELQHWTRKEPAGKRSWHSHAYALGAVSNFMSTFLTFPIYKVVFRQQIHAVAVSEAVRQLWHEGPQYFYRGIYPPLLSKTLQGTLLFGTYDSMLCFLSPDGPHSLGNRWAAGLMSGVVEAVALSPFERVQNVLQDGRKQARFPSTFSILKEFHSYGLWGRLSQGYYRGFWPVLLRNSLGSALYFSFKDPIQNSLAEQGLPHWVPALVSGSVNGTITCLVLYPLIVLVANMQSHIGWQSMPSLWASIQDVWDTRGRKVFLIYRGGSLVILRSSVTWGLTTAIHDFLQRKYHSRKELKD; from the coding sequence TTTCTCCCATCTGCACCCAGGTATCTTCAGCATGGGGGAACAAAACCACTCTGCCGGGAAGGAGCTTCAGCACTGGACACGAAAAGAGCCTGCAGGAAAGAGAAGCTGGCACTCCCACGCCTACGCCCTTGGTGCCGTTTCCAACTTTATGTCTACTTTTCTGACCTTTCCTATCTATAAGGTTGTGTTCCGGCAACAGATCCATGCTGTGGCGGTGTCAGAGGCTGTGCGGCAGCTTTGGCATGAAGGCCCTCAATACTTCTACCGGGGAATCTATCCACCTCTTCTCTCCAAGACATTGCAAGGGACTCTGCTGTTTGGGACTTACGATAGCATGCTGTGTTTTCTCTCCCCTGATGGGCCACACTCCCTGGGGAACCGCTGGGCTGCAGGGCTTATGTCTGGTGTGGTGGAGGCTGTGGCACTTAGCCCCTTTGAGAGGGTGCAAAATGTGCTCCAGGATGGTCGCAAGCAAGCTCGCTTTCCCAGCACGTTCAGCATTCTCAAGGAATTTCACTCTTATGGGCTTTGGGGCCGGCTGTCGCAGGGTTACTATCGCGGTTTCTGGCCTGTCCTTCTCAGGAACAGCCTGGGGAGTGCTCTGTATTTCTCCTTCAAGGATCCCATCCAGAATAGCTTGGCAGAGCAAGGCCTGCCCCACTGGGTTCCTGCCTTGGTGTCTGGGAGTGTCAATGGAACAATCACCTGCCTGGTTCTGTATCCTCTGATTGTGCTGGTTGCCAATATGCAGTCCCACATTGGCTGGCAGAGCATGCCAAGCTTATGGGCCTCTATCCAGGATGTGTGGGACACTCGGGGCCGAAAGGTATTTCTGATTTACCGGGGAGGTTCCCTGGTCATCCTAAGGTCCAGTGTAACCTGGGGCCTCACTACTGCTATCCATGACTTCCTGCAGAGGAAGTATCATTCCAGGAAAGAGCTGAAAGACTGA
- the SLC25A53 gene encoding solute carrier family 25 member 53 isoform X1 yields MGEQNHSAGKELQHWTRKEPAGKRSWHSHAYALGAVSNFMSTFLTFPIYKVVFRQQIHAVAVSEAVRQLWHEGPQYFYRGIYPPLLSKTLQGTLLFGTYDSMLCFLSPDGPHSLGNRWAAGLMSGVVEAVALSPFERVQNVLQDGRKQARFPSTFSILKEFHSYGLWGRLSQGYYRGFWPVLLRNSLGSALYFSFKDPIQNSLAEQGLPHWVPALVSGSVNGTITCLVLYPLIVLVANMQSHIGWQSMPSLWASIQDVWDTRGRKVFLIYRGGSLVILRSSVTWGLTTAIHDFLQRKYHSRKELKD; encoded by the coding sequence ATGGGGGAACAAAACCACTCTGCCGGGAAGGAGCTTCAGCACTGGACACGAAAAGAGCCTGCAGGAAAGAGAAGCTGGCACTCCCACGCCTACGCCCTTGGTGCCGTTTCCAACTTTATGTCTACTTTTCTGACCTTTCCTATCTATAAGGTTGTGTTCCGGCAACAGATCCATGCTGTGGCGGTGTCAGAGGCTGTGCGGCAGCTTTGGCATGAAGGCCCTCAATACTTCTACCGGGGAATCTATCCACCTCTTCTCTCCAAGACATTGCAAGGGACTCTGCTGTTTGGGACTTACGATAGCATGCTGTGTTTTCTCTCCCCTGATGGGCCACACTCCCTGGGGAACCGCTGGGCTGCAGGGCTTATGTCTGGTGTGGTGGAGGCTGTGGCACTTAGCCCCTTTGAGAGGGTGCAAAATGTGCTCCAGGATGGTCGCAAGCAAGCTCGCTTTCCCAGCACGTTCAGCATTCTCAAGGAATTTCACTCTTATGGGCTTTGGGGCCGGCTGTCGCAGGGTTACTATCGCGGTTTCTGGCCTGTCCTTCTCAGGAACAGCCTGGGGAGTGCTCTGTATTTCTCCTTCAAGGATCCCATCCAGAATAGCTTGGCAGAGCAAGGCCTGCCCCACTGGGTTCCTGCCTTGGTGTCTGGGAGTGTCAATGGAACAATCACCTGCCTGGTTCTGTATCCTCTGATTGTGCTGGTTGCCAATATGCAGTCCCACATTGGCTGGCAGAGCATGCCAAGCTTATGGGCCTCTATCCAGGATGTGTGGGACACTCGGGGCCGAAAGGTATTTCTGATTTACCGGGGAGGTTCCCTGGTCATCCTAAGGTCCAGTGTAACCTGGGGCCTCACTACTGCTATCCATGACTTCCTGCAGAGGAAGTATCATTCCAGGAAAGAGCTGAAAGACTGA
- the SLC25A53 gene encoding solute carrier family 25 member 53 isoform X2 yields MPCGAGRLSSCHRAPDLSSLHHTAKSHWLFYICFSHLHPGIFSMGEQNHSAGKELQHWTRKEPAGKRSWHSHAYALGAVSNFMSTFLTFPIYKVVFRQQIHAVAVSEAVRQLWHEGPQYFYRGIYPPLLSKTLQGTLLFGTYDSMLCFLSPDGPHSLGNRWAAGLMSGVVEAVALSPFERVQNVLQDGRKQARFPSTFSILKEFHSYGLWGRLSQGYYRGFWPVLLRNSLGSALYFSFKDPIQNSLAEQGLPHWVPALVSGSVNGTITCLVLYPLIVLVANMQSHIGWQSMPSLWASIQDVWDTRGRKVFLIYRGGSLVILRSSVTWGLTTAIHDFLQRKYHSRKELKD; encoded by the coding sequence TTTCTCCCATCTGCACCCAGGTATCTTCAGCATGGGGGAACAAAACCACTCTGCCGGGAAGGAGCTTCAGCACTGGACACGAAAAGAGCCTGCAGGAAAGAGAAGCTGGCACTCCCACGCCTACGCCCTTGGTGCCGTTTCCAACTTTATGTCTACTTTTCTGACCTTTCCTATCTATAAGGTTGTGTTCCGGCAACAGATCCATGCTGTGGCGGTGTCAGAGGCTGTGCGGCAGCTTTGGCATGAAGGCCCTCAATACTTCTACCGGGGAATCTATCCACCTCTTCTCTCCAAGACATTGCAAGGGACTCTGCTGTTTGGGACTTACGATAGCATGCTGTGTTTTCTCTCCCCTGATGGGCCACACTCCCTGGGGAACCGCTGGGCTGCAGGGCTTATGTCTGGTGTGGTGGAGGCTGTGGCACTTAGCCCCTTTGAGAGGGTGCAAAATGTGCTCCAGGATGGTCGCAAGCAAGCTCGCTTTCCCAGCACGTTCAGCATTCTCAAGGAATTTCACTCTTATGGGCTTTGGGGCCGGCTGTCGCAGGGTTACTATCGCGGTTTCTGGCCTGTCCTTCTCAGGAACAGCCTGGGGAGTGCTCTGTATTTCTCCTTCAAGGATCCCATCCAGAATAGCTTGGCAGAGCAAGGCCTGCCCCACTGGGTTCCTGCCTTGGTGTCTGGGAGTGTCAATGGAACAATCACCTGCCTGGTTCTGTATCCTCTGATTGTGCTGGTTGCCAATATGCAGTCCCACATTGGCTGGCAGAGCATGCCAAGCTTATGGGCCTCTATCCAGGATGTGTGGGACACTCGGGGCCGAAAGGTATTTCTGATTTACCGGGGAGGTTCCCTGGTCATCCTAAGGTCCAGTGTAACCTGGGGCCTCACTACTGCTATCCATGACTTCCTGCAGAGGAAGTATCATTCCAGGAAAGAGCTGAAAGACTGA